In one window of Episyrphus balteatus chromosome 3, idEpiBalt1.1, whole genome shotgun sequence DNA:
- the LOC129915786 gene encoding protein lethal(2)denticleless, with product MNRVVSFFEKQQGISNDFTYDFALRRLCVAKEDSWRGITPSTYSSDYNPEPPIFSAKFANCENYKHILAIANEDGKIALQDTNIRNTDSEEKALSAPQCHFNAVFDLEWAPGEMKFVSASGDHTARLWDVTGSDIRESRSFNGHTRSVKTAAFRKKDSSVFATGGRDGAILIWDTRANLNLDLTPRADNCIYSGHSGGPGTPVSQKKKTRTPKLGQNATSSSITGLVFQDSDTLVSCGAGDGVIKVWDLRRNYTCYKKEPLPKYSLPYAGSSTFKGFTNLIIDEAGAKLYANCTDNTIYCYNLFSYSTKPIQVYHGLRNSTFFIKSCLSPDGKYLISGSSDEKAYIWNLKQSEPLVALAGHTVEVTCVAWGAYGDMPIITCSDDARHKIWRIGPEGINHANDTLYRGHAEVLQSSKTKTIITSQHKFNLKELECTPRSLKRIVEQNEKTPSTEEKVPSKRSFADMMGESSCYDNNGSEQKRQKVIESRGRRLFSPTGPCTSKLCSISEENNIHETIINSISADNPEDSNQENKYNTNTNGSSDPCAAVLPSTSAYALASLKLLSPLSERMLGNGNPTSSNSNTSPIASSSAFSSVIFSPTSNLPNYVVDGDAPHLGIMSPKRKLKDKVDWLTKIRKQKLMTGRSVTLSDKIHDERQSNREDSSASSPSHCISSPRLQSLRAVEGGNSRLQSSVSRRRTSHTGSNNSEQIMSPSSSSSHSNSQHHPHQHTQRTPTSSRRNSETSILRFFSTQHRSSQDPIRHKEDEQRPLPQQQSQTTTTTIQQTTASCAD from the exons atgaataGAGTTGtatcatttttcgaaaaacaacAAGGCATAT cAAATGATTTTACCTACGACTTTGCCCTGCGTCGTTTGTGCGTTGCCAAAGAGGACAGTTGGAGAGGAATCACTCCAAGTACCTACAGTTCAGACTACAATCCAGAGCCACCAATATTCTCTGCTAAATTTGCCAATTGTGAAAATTACAAACATATTCTGGCAATAGCCAATGAAGATGGAAAG ATTGCATTACAAGACACAAACATCAGAAACACTGATTCCGAAGAGAAAGCCTTATCTGCGCCACAATGTCATTTCAATGCGGTATTCGATTTGGAATGGGCTCCCGGTGAAATGAAGTTTGTTTCAGCTTCAGGAGATCACACAGCTCGTCTGTGGGATGTAACGGGTTCAGATATTCGTGAAAGTCGATCATTTAATGGTCATACACGTTCTGTTAAAACTGCTGCCTTTCGTAAAAAAGACTCATCGGTGTTTGCAACTGGTGGGAGAGATGGTGCTATTTTGATTTGGGATACAAGAGCTAATTTGAATTTGGACTTGACTCCGAGAGCTGATAATTGCATTTATAGTGGTCATTCGGGTGGACCTGGAACTCCGGTTTCACAAAAGAAGAAAACCAGGACGCCGAAGCTGGGACAAAATGCTACTTCAAGTAGTATCACGGGATTAGTTTTTCag gaCAGTGACACACTAGTTTCGTGTGGAGCTGGAGACGGTGTCATAAAGGTATGGGATCTACGTAGGAATTACACATGCTACAAAAAAGAACCTTTGCCAAAATACAGCTTACCATATGCGGGCTCTTCCACATTCAAAGGTTTCACAAATCTAATAATTGACGAAGCTGGCGCCAAACTGTATGCAAATTGTACAGACAATACAATCTATTGCTACAATCTCTTTTCATACTCAACAAAGCCAATACAAGTGTATCATGGCTTACGAAATAGTACGTTCTTCATAAAATCTTGTCTAAGTCCTGATGGAAAGTATTTAATAAGTGGCAGCAGCGATGAAAAAGCTTATATTTGGAATCTAAAGCAATCAGAGCCACTGGTGGCTCTAGCTGGACATACTGTTGAAGTAACTTGCGTTGCTTGGGGAGCCTATGGTGATATGCCAATTATAACATGCAGTGATGATGCTCGTCATAAAATTTGGCGAATAGGACCTGAAGGTATAAATCATGCCAACGATACACTCTATCGAGGACATGCGGAAGTCTTACAGTCAAGTAAGACCAAGACGATTATAACTTCACaacacaaattcaatttaaaggaGCTGGAATGCACTCCAAGATCGCTTAAAAGAATTGTTGAACAAAACGAAAAGACACCAAGTACCGAGGAGAAAGTACCATCCAAACGATCATTTGCCGATATGATGGGTGAAAGTTCTTGTTATGATAATAATGGCAGCGAACAGAAGAGACAAAAAGTAATTGAATCTAGAGGTAGGCGATTGTTTAGTCCTACGGGTCCATGTACCTCAAAATTGTGTTCAATTTCTGAAGAAAATAATATCCACGAAACAATTATCAACTCGATATCAGCTGATAATCCAGAAGACAGTAAtcaagaaaataaatacaataccAACACAAATGGATCTTCAGATCCATGCGCTGCCGTTTTGCCTTCCACTAGTGCTTATGCACTAGCTTCATTAAAGCTACTCTCACCTCTGAGTGAAAGAATGTTGGGCAATGGTAATCCAACCTCTTCCAACTCAAATACATCTCCTATTGCATCCAGTTCAGCCTTTTCATCTGTGATTTTCTCCCCCACATCAAACCTGCCAAATTATGTCGTTGATGGTGATGCACCACATCTCGGTATTATGTCACCCAAAAGAAAACTCAAAGACAAAGTCGATTGGTTGACAAAAATTCGAAAGCAAAAACTTATGACCGGTCGAAGTGTAACACTATCGGATAAAATACACGACGAACGACAATCGAATAGGGAGGATAGCTCTGCAAGCAGCCCTAGCCATTGTATTTCGTCGCCGCGATTACAAAGTCTTCGTGCTGTCGAAGGAGGAAATTCTAGACTTCAAAGTTCTGTGTCGCGAAGACGAACTTCACACACTGGTTCGAATAATTCCGAACAAATAATGTCTCCGTCGTCGTCATCTTCCCATTCAAATTCTCAACACCACCCGCATCAACATACACAAAGAACTCCAACGTCTAGTCGACGGAATAGTGAAACTTCAATTTTAAGGTTCTTCTCAACCCAACATCGAAGTTCTCAAGACCCAATAAGACATAAAGAAGACGAACAAAGGCCTTTGCCACAACAACAGTCACAAACCACCACCACAACAATTCAGCAAACGACTGCATCATGTGCTGACTAA
- the LOC129915945 gene encoding lethal(2)neighbour of tid protein 2, protein MAPKPGSTRPLLRKQNQINKYSISYLYKKYVNINFLNYLVFDPRAMPIVGILILLGELIVNILVIHNVPYTEIDWIAYMQECEGFLNGTTNYALLKGDTGPLVYPAGFVYIYSFLYYITSHGANIRLAQYIFAFIYLLQIFLVIRLYSKSSKVPPYVLVLSVFTSYRIHSIYTLRLFNDPIAMLFLYLAINLFLDQRWTYGSICLSLGVSVKMNVLLFAPAILILYITNLGYLRTLQQLIVCASIQLILGAPFLFSYPWAYIKGSFDLGRVFEHKWTVNYSFLSRSIFENKIFHLSLLALHLGLLIVFASVTFNFFRSYCRLRELQKQLEPQVKRKNLEAKMMKAKKPQPKKESTEEFTPDQQSFIDSFEKSLKKSSGQSKPNKLPEDEQEDQIDAEPEKYSIQFDKCTQLAILPLFLCNFIGVICARSLHYQFYVWYFHSLPYLVWCTSFNLGTRYLILGLIEFCWNTYPSTNFSSAMLHFCHFVLLIGVARNVFQTKVVSEKLNKTQ, encoded by the exons ATGGCTCCAAAGCCAGGTTCAACCCGGCCtttattaagaaaacaaaaccaaattaataaatattcaattagttacttgtacaaaaaatatgtaaacattaactttttaaattacTTGGTATTCGATCCAAGAGCAATGCCAATTGTTggtattttaatacttcttgGCGAGCTGATAGTAAATATTCTAGTAATACACAATGTACCGTATACGGAAATAGACTGGATTGCATATATGCAAGAATGCGAAGGATTTTTAAATGGAACTACAAATTATGCATTGCTAAAAG GTGACACTGGACCTCTTGTATATCCTGCTGGATTTGTTTACATCTACTCCTTCCTATACTACATCACGTCCCATGGTGCAAATATTCGCTTAGCGCAATATATATTTGCATTTATATATTTGTTGCAAATATTTCTAGTAATTCGTTTGTACTCGAAAAGCTCCAAAGTACCACCGTATGTGCTTGTACTCAGTGTATTTACATCCTATCGCATTCATTCTATATACACACTGCGTCTCTTCAATGATCCTATTGCAATGTTATTCCTCTACTTGGCCATTAATCTATTCCTTGACCAACGATGGACCTATGGAAGTATATGCTTAAGCTTAGGAGTTTCGGTTAAGATGAACGTGTTACTTTTCGCCCCAGCCATTCTTATTTTATACATTACAAACCTGGGATATCTTAGGACCCTACAACAACTGATTGTTTGTGCGAGTATACAACTTATTCTTGGAGCGCCATTCTTATTCTCCTATCCGTGGGCCTATATCAAAGGAAGTTTTGATTTGGGTAGAGTTTTTGAACATAAATGGACTGTAAACTATAGTTTTCTTAGTCGAAGTATCtttgagaataaaatatttcatcTATCATTGTTGGCATTGCATTTGGGATTGTTAATAGTTTTTGCATCGGTAACGTTTAATTTCTTCAGAAGCTACTGCAGACTACGTGAACTTCAAAAACAATTAGAACCCCAAGTGAAACGGAAAAATTTGGAAGCAAAAATGATGAAGGCTAAAAAACCACAACCCAAAAAAGAGTCAACTGAAGAATTTACACCAGATCAACAAAGTTTCATTGATTCGTTTGAGaaatctttgaaaaaatcaTCTGGACAAAGTAAACCAAATAAATTGCCAGAAGATGAACAAGAAGATCAAATCGATGCTGAACcagaaaaatattcaattcaatttgaCAAATGCACCCAACTGGCAATATTACCATTGTTCTTGTGTAATTTTATTGGAGTCATTTGTGCCAGAAGCCTTCATTATCAATTTTACGTATGGTATTTTCATTCGTTGCCTTATCTAGTCTGGTGTACAAGCTTTAATTTGGGAACACGTTATTTGATATTGGGCTTAATCGAATTCTGTTGGAATACTTATCCGAGTACGAATTTTTCAAGTGCCATGTtacatttttgtcattttgtatTGTTAATTGGTGTAGCTAGaaatgtttttcaaaccaaagttGTAagcgaaaaattaaataaaacacagtGA
- the LOC129914682 gene encoding protein Daple-like isoform X1, with protein MNYENLNMEAKHLSSNSNDSNNQENVDVKNKKNQNKQKIEVFLSKDKTKKNLSKSQLLLLNETAEQRELRLQKQREYKKSRTPEQREASRLKNALYTRRYREEQLNAARTAEEREALIQKRKEYSKNYREKLKSLAKTPEEKEALRMKIVLEKRRSVAKLQKLADRDCKGNLLTFDEIEARRKKRQDNDEELSLLTLKKRWQATIKMREYRQRNRTIGKEISSGSSPRMKKEQQVKITPNFVSIKDEIKIEKEVFQESTIHAYQNTNSTIIHQDAVQDSSGGSWFEPSVDILANESKNYFTDYYRSFSNTSSSLTENIPNTRNHSTTIERRKRTIEASLNCLRELIDVTARGDRFAVFGEHIAQKLRSNEKDQSELNYAKLQIDNVLQSLELGFYGSETQIVKVEKNY; from the exons ATGAATTATGAAAATCTAAATATGGAAGCAAAACATCTAAGTTCTAATAGCAATGATTCAAATAATCAAGAAAATGTcgatgttaaaaataaaaagaatcaaaATAAACAGAAGATTGAAGTTTTTCTATCAAAAGACAAAACTAAAAAGAATTTAAGCAAATCTCAATTACTTTTGCTAAATGAAACTGCAGAGCAAAGAGAATTACGACTTCAAAAACAACgagaatacaaaaaatctaGAACACCAGAACAAAGAGAAGCTTCTAGACTGAAAAATGCACTATACACTAGACGATATCGTGAAGAACAACTTAATGCAGCTCGAACAGCAGAAGAACGAGAAgcattaatacaaaaaagaaaagaatattcaaaaaattatcgtgaaaaattgaaaagtttagCTAAAACACCGGAAGAAAAAGAAGCTTTAAGAATGAAAATTGTACTTGAAAAAAGAAGATCTGTTGCTAAACTTCAAAAGCTTGCCGATCGTGATTGTAAAGGAAATTTGTTGACGTTTGACGAAATTGAGGCTCGTAGAAAGAAACGACAAGATAATGATGAGGAATTAAGTctgttgactttaaaaaagcGATGGCAAGCGACCATAAAAATGAGAGAATATCGTCAAAGGAATCGAACAATAGGGAAAGAAATATCATCTGGTTCAAGTCCTAGAATGAAAAAGGAACAACAAGTAAAG aTAACTCCGAATTTTGTCTCTATTAAAGACGAAATCAAGattgaaaaagaagtttttcaagAATCAACAATTCATGCATatcaaaatacaaattcaaCTATTATTCACCAAGATGCCGTTCAAGATTCATCAGGTGGTTCTTGGTTTGAACCATCAGTGGATATATTGGCGAATgaatcgaaaaattattttaccgaTTATTATCGGTCATTTAGTAACACATCTTCAAGTTTAACCGAAAACATTCCAAATACCAGAAATCACTCAACTACAATAGAGCGTAGAAAAAGAACTATAGAGGCGTCGTTAAATTGTTTGAGAGAGCTTATTGATGTAACAGCAAGAGGTGATAGATTTGCAGTTTTTGGTGAACATATTGCTCAAAAACTGAGAAGTAACGAAAAGGATCAATCAGAACTAAATTACGCTAAATTACAAATTGATAATGTACTGCAAAGTTTGGAACTTGGATTTTACGGTTCTGAAACTCAAAttgtaaaagttgaaaaaaactattaa
- the LOC129914682 gene encoding protein Daple-like isoform X2, with product MNYENLNMEAKHLSSNSNDSNNQENVDVKNKKNQNKQKIEVFLSKDKTKKNLSKSQLLLLNETAEQRELRLQKQREYKKSRTPEQREASRLKNALYTRRYREEQLNAARTAEEREALIQKRKEYSKNYREKLKSLAKTPEEKEALRMKIVLEKRRSVAKLQKLADRDCKGNLLTFDEIEARRKKRQDNDEELSLLTLKKRWQATIKMREYRQRNRTIGKEISSGSSPRMKKEQQITPNFVSIKDEIKIEKEVFQESTIHAYQNTNSTIIHQDAVQDSSGGSWFEPSVDILANESKNYFTDYYRSFSNTSSSLTENIPNTRNHSTTIERRKRTIEASLNCLRELIDVTARGDRFAVFGEHIAQKLRSNEKDQSELNYAKLQIDNVLQSLELGFYGSETQIVKVEKNY from the exons ATGAATTATGAAAATCTAAATATGGAAGCAAAACATCTAAGTTCTAATAGCAATGATTCAAATAATCAAGAAAATGTcgatgttaaaaataaaaagaatcaaaATAAACAGAAGATTGAAGTTTTTCTATCAAAAGACAAAACTAAAAAGAATTTAAGCAAATCTCAATTACTTTTGCTAAATGAAACTGCAGAGCAAAGAGAATTACGACTTCAAAAACAACgagaatacaaaaaatctaGAACACCAGAACAAAGAGAAGCTTCTAGACTGAAAAATGCACTATACACTAGACGATATCGTGAAGAACAACTTAATGCAGCTCGAACAGCAGAAGAACGAGAAgcattaatacaaaaaagaaaagaatattcaaaaaattatcgtgaaaaattgaaaagtttagCTAAAACACCGGAAGAAAAAGAAGCTTTAAGAATGAAAATTGTACTTGAAAAAAGAAGATCTGTTGCTAAACTTCAAAAGCTTGCCGATCGTGATTGTAAAGGAAATTTGTTGACGTTTGACGAAATTGAGGCTCGTAGAAAGAAACGACAAGATAATGATGAGGAATTAAGTctgttgactttaaaaaagcGATGGCAAGCGACCATAAAAATGAGAGAATATCGTCAAAGGAATCGAACAATAGGGAAAGAAATATCATCTGGTTCAAGTCCTAGAATGAAAAAGGAACAACAA aTAACTCCGAATTTTGTCTCTATTAAAGACGAAATCAAGattgaaaaagaagtttttcaagAATCAACAATTCATGCATatcaaaatacaaattcaaCTATTATTCACCAAGATGCCGTTCAAGATTCATCAGGTGGTTCTTGGTTTGAACCATCAGTGGATATATTGGCGAATgaatcgaaaaattattttaccgaTTATTATCGGTCATTTAGTAACACATCTTCAAGTTTAACCGAAAACATTCCAAATACCAGAAATCACTCAACTACAATAGAGCGTAGAAAAAGAACTATAGAGGCGTCGTTAAATTGTTTGAGAGAGCTTATTGATGTAACAGCAAGAGGTGATAGATTTGCAGTTTTTGGTGAACATATTGCTCAAAAACTGAGAAGTAACGAAAAGGATCAATCAGAACTAAATTACGCTAAATTACAAATTGATAATGTACTGCAAAGTTTGGAACTTGGATTTTACGGTTCTGAAACTCAAAttgtaaaagttgaaaaaaactattaa
- the LOC129915859 gene encoding uncharacterized protein LOC129915859 isoform X2, translating into MPKTAKRPYYGQLKRKHNFKKVGKRKQTKMNPIKLLKNQNNGTNLQYKEYQYHKSKNFMTDDGLIQYWVCQHRLKTDPIALPSQKKRYLNCSATMHTLEKDGQISVKKEPTDHSCSVIDAIQKARETFIAEIRNIAATSSEKPAEIIQNYKATKTIEELKYLPSDKALIRSIQRYQKRIIQQSSDENPEATTSHKASNQKNALNHNVKNEENEFNGTDTQSRTDEINTTHQNITQQNENGGNKVDITTSRKRRLQVDNLEGKLEDALQCIKSMQNKIAKRDEHSIFGELIAHNIRICNPSKKEIAIAQHHIENVIFNLTMGVYSKRGSSHLGSTDSYNFTESTENLQHTFDRVVTKTEPYL; encoded by the exons ATGCCTAAAACTGCAAAAAGGCCTTACTATGGGCAACTTAAAcgtaaacataattttaaaaaagtgggcaAAAG gaaacaaacaaaaatgaatccAATAAAgctattgaaaaatcaaaacaacGGCACAAACTTGCAATATAAAGAATACCAATACCATAAAAGCAAAAACTTTATGACTGATGATGGTCTTATCCAATATTGGGTATGCCAACATAGGTTGAAAACCGACCCCATTGCTTTACCCTCACAGAAGAAGAGATACTTG AATTGTTCTGCTACTATGCATACTCTTGAGAAGGACGGTCAAATTTCTGTTAAAAAAGAACCCACTGATCATTCTTGTAGTGTAATTGATGCTATCCAAAAAGCGCGTGAAACTTTTATAGCTGAGATTCGAAATATTGCAGCCACAAGCTCTGAAAAACCTGccgaaataattcaaaattataaggCAACGAAAACGATTGAGGAGCTAAAGTATTTGCCATCGGACAAGGCGCTTATAAGGTCCATTCAGAG atacCAAAAGCGTATTATACAACAAAGTTCGGACGAAAATCCTGAGGCAACAACATCGCACAAGGCTAGTAATCAGAAAAATGCATTGAACCATAATGTTAAGAACGAAGAA AACGAATTTAATGGTACCGATACACAATCAAGAACAGATGAAATAAACACAACCCACCAAAATATAACCCAGCAAAATGAGAATGGCGGAAATAAAGTCGACATTACAACATCTAGAAAAAGAAGATTACAAGTAGATAATCTAGAGGGAAAACTCGAAGATGCTCTTCAGTGCATAAAATCCATGCAGAATAAAATTGCAAAACGTGATGAACATTCTATCTTTGGTGAGCTTATTGCTCACAACATACGTATTTGCAATCCGAGCAAAAAAGAAATTGCCATTGCTCAACATCATatagaaaatgttatttttaatttaacaatggGTGTTTACAGTAAAAGAGGAAGTTCTCATCTTGGATCAACAGATTCGTATAATTTTACGGAGTCAACAGAAAATTTACAACATACTTTTGATCGTGTTGTTACAAAAACTGAACCTTATctgtga
- the LOC129915859 gene encoding uncharacterized protein LOC129915859 isoform X3 — MNPIKLLKNQNNGTNLQYKEYQYHKSKNFMTDDGLIQYWVCQHRLKTDPIALPSQKKRYLNCSATMHTLEKDGQISVKKEPTDHSCSVIDAIQKARETFIAEIRNIAATSSEKPAEIIQNYKATKTIEELKYLPSDKALIRSIQRYQKRIIQQSSDENPEATTSHKASNQKNALNHNVKNEENEFNGTDTQSRTDEINTTHQNITQQNENGGNKVDITTSRKRRLQVDNLEGKLEDALQCIKSMQNKIAKRDEHSIFGELIAHNIRICNPSKKEIAIAQHHIENVIFNLTMGVYSKRGSSHLGSTDSYNFTESTENLQHTFDRVVTKTEPYL, encoded by the exons atgaatccAATAAAgctattgaaaaatcaaaacaacGGCACAAACTTGCAATATAAAGAATACCAATACCATAAAAGCAAAAACTTTATGACTGATGATGGTCTTATCCAATATTGGGTATGCCAACATAGGTTGAAAACCGACCCCATTGCTTTACCCTCACAGAAGAAGAGATACTTG AATTGTTCTGCTACTATGCATACTCTTGAGAAGGACGGTCAAATTTCTGTTAAAAAAGAACCCACTGATCATTCTTGTAGTGTAATTGATGCTATCCAAAAAGCGCGTGAAACTTTTATAGCTGAGATTCGAAATATTGCAGCCACAAGCTCTGAAAAACCTGccgaaataattcaaaattataaggCAACGAAAACGATTGAGGAGCTAAAGTATTTGCCATCGGACAAGGCGCTTATAAGGTCCATTCAGAG atacCAAAAGCGTATTATACAACAAAGTTCGGACGAAAATCCTGAGGCAACAACATCGCACAAGGCTAGTAATCAGAAAAATGCATTGAACCATAATGTTAAGAACGAAGAA AACGAATTTAATGGTACCGATACACAATCAAGAACAGATGAAATAAACACAACCCACCAAAATATAACCCAGCAAAATGAGAATGGCGGAAATAAAGTCGACATTACAACATCTAGAAAAAGAAGATTACAAGTAGATAATCTAGAGGGAAAACTCGAAGATGCTCTTCAGTGCATAAAATCCATGCAGAATAAAATTGCAAAACGTGATGAACATTCTATCTTTGGTGAGCTTATTGCTCACAACATACGTATTTGCAATCCGAGCAAAAAAGAAATTGCCATTGCTCAACATCATatagaaaatgttatttttaatttaacaatggGTGTTTACAGTAAAAGAGGAAGTTCTCATCTTGGATCAACAGATTCGTATAATTTTACGGAGTCAACAGAAAATTTACAACATACTTTTGATCGTGTTGTTACAAAAACTGAACCTTATctgtga
- the LOC129915859 gene encoding uncharacterized protein LOC129915859 isoform X1, whose amino-acid sequence MVEEIVILCVGCENSRRCGKPRFIFPKNEFYKKLWILNSGNSFSEKLSNGQHMFLCADHFERKFLSWSRYRKRVSTVAIPFSFESKNCETPKVDEENLNCDNFEVLRDGKQTKMNPIKLLKNQNNGTNLQYKEYQYHKSKNFMTDDGLIQYWVCQHRLKTDPIALPSQKKRYLNCSATMHTLEKDGQISVKKEPTDHSCSVIDAIQKARETFIAEIRNIAATSSEKPAEIIQNYKATKTIEELKYLPSDKALIRSIQRYQKRIIQQSSDENPEATTSHKASNQKNALNHNVKNEENEFNGTDTQSRTDEINTTHQNITQQNENGGNKVDITTSRKRRLQVDNLEGKLEDALQCIKSMQNKIAKRDEHSIFGELIAHNIRICNPSKKEIAIAQHHIENVIFNLTMGVYSKRGSSHLGSTDSYNFTESTENLQHTFDRVVTKTEPYL is encoded by the exons ATGGTAGAAGAAATTGTTATTTTGTGTGTAG GATGTGAAAATTCAAGAAGATGCGGTAAACCtcgttttatttttcctaaaaatgagttttataaaaagttatGGATTTTAAATTCTGGAAATTCGTTTTCCGAAAAACTTAGCAATGGTCAGCATATGTTCTTGTGTGCTGatcattttgaaagaaaatttctaAGTTGGAGTCGATACAGAAAGCGAGTGTCAACGGTGGCAATACCCTTTTCATTTGAAAGTAAAAATTGTGAAACTCCGAAAGTGGATGAAGAAAACTTGAATTGCGataattttgaagttttaagaGATGG gaaacaaacaaaaatgaatccAATAAAgctattgaaaaatcaaaacaacGGCACAAACTTGCAATATAAAGAATACCAATACCATAAAAGCAAAAACTTTATGACTGATGATGGTCTTATCCAATATTGGGTATGCCAACATAGGTTGAAAACCGACCCCATTGCTTTACCCTCACAGAAGAAGAGATACTTG AATTGTTCTGCTACTATGCATACTCTTGAGAAGGACGGTCAAATTTCTGTTAAAAAAGAACCCACTGATCATTCTTGTAGTGTAATTGATGCTATCCAAAAAGCGCGTGAAACTTTTATAGCTGAGATTCGAAATATTGCAGCCACAAGCTCTGAAAAACCTGccgaaataattcaaaattataaggCAACGAAAACGATTGAGGAGCTAAAGTATTTGCCATCGGACAAGGCGCTTATAAGGTCCATTCAGAG atacCAAAAGCGTATTATACAACAAAGTTCGGACGAAAATCCTGAGGCAACAACATCGCACAAGGCTAGTAATCAGAAAAATGCATTGAACCATAATGTTAAGAACGAAGAA AACGAATTTAATGGTACCGATACACAATCAAGAACAGATGAAATAAACACAACCCACCAAAATATAACCCAGCAAAATGAGAATGGCGGAAATAAAGTCGACATTACAACATCTAGAAAAAGAAGATTACAAGTAGATAATCTAGAGGGAAAACTCGAAGATGCTCTTCAGTGCATAAAATCCATGCAGAATAAAATTGCAAAACGTGATGAACATTCTATCTTTGGTGAGCTTATTGCTCACAACATACGTATTTGCAATCCGAGCAAAAAAGAAATTGCCATTGCTCAACATCATatagaaaatgttatttttaatttaacaatggGTGTTTACAGTAAAAGAGGAAGTTCTCATCTTGGATCAACAGATTCGTATAATTTTACGGAGTCAACAGAAAATTTACAACATACTTTTGATCGTGTTGTTACAAAAACTGAACCTTATctgtga